Proteins found in one Nitratiruptor sp. SB155-2 genomic segment:
- a CDS encoding nucleotidyltransferase domain-containing protein, with amino-acid sequence MRLKPEEIVAIKEAVYAFDPDAKIYLFGSRTDDTKKGGDIDLLIESSVIDFSHIIKIKTKLFLSLGDRTVDIVLKKDTPFVHHIQKEAIKL; translated from the coding sequence ATGAGGCTCAAACCTGAAGAGATTGTAGCGATCAAAGAGGCTGTTTATGCTTTTGATCCGGATGCAAAGATCTATCTTTTTGGCAGCAGAACAGACGATACCAAAAAAGGGGGAGACATTGATCTTTTGATAGAGAGCTCTGTAATCGATTTTTCTCACATTATCAAAATAAAAACAAAACTTTTTTTGAGTTTGGGTGATCGAACTGTTGATATCGTGTTGAAAAAAGATACTCCTTTTGTACACCACATTCAAAAAGAGGCTATAAAATTATGA